In a single window of the Antennarius striatus isolate MH-2024 chromosome 3, ASM4005453v1, whole genome shotgun sequence genome:
- the prdm8b gene encoding PR domain zinc finger protein 8b gives MEESSSQKLVWDGDAKAVQQCLTDIFTSVYTTCDIPENAIFGPCVLSHTSLYDSIAFIALKSTDKRTAPYIFRVDTSAANSTSEGLMWLRLVQSSRDKEEQNLEAYVKNGQLFYRSLRRIEKDEELLVWYGKDLTDLLLLSSSRAPSKSKGSSHHLCPDCSQRFQYEYPFLAHLRFRCTKKLESITGADEEPSKESSTERPNTTPTRTSPKLSRSDGFSSPQDSSKPSTDFHNLARDLENNRTSPPSDKEAEICSESSGKRKFSEVEDRECRGRGHPQSKSKDELVTSAQNYRGAYGLEENHKSFSPLGSTHLGEGKRSAFTEVKKSSQNLKHHSGNKNLQSSNSENKDGGRPSSNSTEKHLNIRQVLSETQPPQTSPMGSAFTSVGQQGDGNSGERKSAFSQPSRSSFSQISPLVMPPKLLDCHPAVGDTISSSRLYQADHLAAKLQGAELGANCPVPGGMSKQNPFVYATAFWPKNSGPIQLQMPSALTLLPPSFTSLCLPAQNWCAKCNASFRMTSDLVYHMRSHHKKEYAMEPLVKRRREEKLKCPICNESFRERHHLSRHMTSHN, from the exons ATGGAGGAGTCCAGCTCACAGAAGTTGGTGTGGGATGGAGACGCCAAAGCGGTCCAACAGTGTCTGACCGACATTTTTACGAGCGTCTACACGACGTGTGACATCCCAGAAAACGCCATTTTCGGGCCCTGCGTGTTGAGCCACACGTCGCTCTACGATAGCATCGCGTTCATCGCTTTGAAATCCACCGACAAACGCACAGCACCTTATATATTTAGG GTGGACACATCAGCAGCCAACAGCACTTCGGAGGGTTTGATGTGGCTGCGACTCGTCCAGTCTTCCCGGGACAAAGAGGAACAGAACTTAGAGGCCTACGTGAAGAACGGTCAGCTCTTCTACCGCTCCTTACGCCGGATTGAGAAGGACGAGGAGTTGCTGGTCTGGTACGGCAAAGACCTCACTGACCTCCTGCTGCTCAGTTCCAGCAGAGCTCCCTCCAAAAGTAAAG GTTCTTCCCACCACCTATGTCCAGACTGCAGCCAGCGGTTCCAGTATGAGTATCCATTCTTGGCACATCTGCGGTTCCGTTGTACCAAAAAGCTGGAAAGCATCACGGGAGCTGATGAGGAGCCCAGCAAAGAGAGCAGCACCGAGAGACCAAACACGACCCCAACGAGGACCAGCCCAAAGCTGAGCCGCTCCGATGGCTTCAGCAGTCCTCAGGACAGCAGCAAACCCTCTACAGATTTTCACAACCTGGCCAGGGACCTGGAGAATAACCGCACCAGTCCACCAAGCGACAAAGAAGCTGAAATCTGCAGCGAGAGTTCAGGAAAAAGGAAGTTCTCAGAAGTGGAGGACAGGGAGTGTCGAGGTCGAGGTCATCCACAGTCCAAGTCTAAAGATGAGCTTGTAACGTCTGCACAGAACTACAGAGGAGCATATGGCCTGGAGGAGAACCACAAGTCCTTCTCTCCACTGGGCTCCACACATCTTGGCGAGGGTAAGCGAAGCGCCTTCACTGAGGTCAAGAAGTCATCGCAGAACCTCAAACACCACAGCGGCAACAAAAACCTCCAGAGCTCCAACTCTGAAAACAAAGATGGTGGACGCCCCAGTAGCAATTCAACAGAGAAGCATCTCAACATCAGGCAGGTGTTATCAGAGACCCAGCCACCCCAAACCTCACCCATGGGTAGTGCTTTCACTTCGGTTGGTCAACAAGGTGATGGCAAcagtggagagagaaagagcgctTTTAGCCAACCATCTCGCTCCTCTTTCTCCCAGATCTCACCGCTGGTGATGCCACCCAAACTGCTGGATTGCCACCCAGCGGTGGGCGACACCATCTCCTCATCTAGACTCTACCAGGCTGACCACCTTGCTGCCAAATTACAGGGTGCAGAATTGGGTGCCAACTGTCCTGTGCCAGGTGGAATGTCCAAACAGAATCCCTTTGTCTACGCCACTGCCTTCTGGCCCAAGAACTCCGGGCCGATTCAGCTTCAGATGCCCTCGGCGCTCACCCTCCTGCCGCCCTCCTTCACCTCCCTTTGCCTGCCAGCTCAGAACTGGTGCGCCAAGTGTAATGCCTCCTTTCGCATGACCTCGGACTTGGTTTACCACATGAGATCCCACCACAAAAAGGAGTACGCTATGGAGCCTCTGGTCAAACGGCGGCGCGAGGAGAAACTCAAGTGCCCAATTTGCAATGAGTCCTTCCGTGAGCGGCATCACCTGTCACGTCACATGACCTCCCACAACTGA